The DNA sequence attattttaatccaattatatatattaacttgaAAACACGTATGATACgtcaaaaaagtttaatataattaaattaaaatgattatatacaTATACTTTATATTTGAGATCAAAATGAATTTGAGATCAATGTTtcaatcaaaaataaatttaattttatattaaataatttagttttatattagATTTGGAGAACTAAAATTATAGTTAACTctacaacaaaaatataaaagaacaaaaacttataaataaaccaaaaatttgaatggtgtgtttggataaagtattttaatgaagtaatttttcttttctttttttaagaatttagatttttttttttgtaatgaaatgttttgtttggatagaaaaattaaaaaaaattaaaattcaaacattTTTGTAAAGTATTCTAATTAGCTAAAGTAGTAGAAATTCAGATATTttcaaaataggtggaatttaaatttcttttccctCACAACCTCACACGCCAAaccttaaataatataaattatttaaatattttaagttgaccaatattttttaaatttaacttacaaattttatacattaatataaaggcttaattatgttttaagtccTTGATAACTTTGAAAACTCTCAATTATacattataaaactataaaattaaaaaaaataaaaattatatttgtatattttgtaaattcgtaattatgaaattatatatttttataattttgtaatttgttaatttttgtaattttatatttttaaattttataattttattttcataatttttagttacatgttttatatttttgtaatttttttaatttcataatttacttaaatttaataactattttcgttaaatataataaatattcgAACAATATCTCCTAATGAGAGTCtcttataacaaaatattatgtgaCGACATTCATGGAGAGTAAGTAGGGATGACAATAGGTGAGTCGGGAAGCATAGTGCCTACCTGCAATCCGACATGTAACAAAAAAATCTGTCTGTTACTCCTCCTGCTACCCAAGCGGGTACCCATTTAAAAAATACccaattaaatttatataaaattacaaaaaaatgtaaaattaaatattaatttaatttaatttaatttaatctaataaaatataaattaaaattcaattttaattaaatttaacttaataaaacaattattaattttaatttttttacaagtaACAGATACCGAGTACAATATAATACTCACACCTGATCCGGAtattaaaatacccgttaccAGTAGGTAGCAAATACCCGTAAGTACCAATTATCCGTCACagattttattcatatatactcatggacataaatatttttgtcacatccaactaaaagtaataatataagTGTCACATCACAAATTATTAAtgactcaattaaaaatttataaatttatcaaaacttCAAACATAACTAAGcctcaaataaataatttgaaaataaaattttatctagtacgaaaatcaattgatttatctaaacgtgaaattgaaatataaaatattttaatttttttattcaaacaaattatttaaaaaataaaagaaattaattacaaataattcaaatagaatacattttattttttttatatttatccaaACATAacgtaaatatattataaagcaatcttaattagaataaaaggaatatatatatatatatatatatatataccgtAAAAGTAACAGGAGAAAAAGCATAATTTTTTATCCATTAAATTTCTAGTTCACATAATCGAATGAATCTAATGttactaaaagaaattaaagttatatttgaagttaagaagataaagatattatatatatatatatatatatatatatatatatatatatatatatatatatatatatatatatatatatattgtaaactTTATATAAActattgaagataaaaaaattgcacAGCATTATAAACAGTAtgcatgaaataaaaaagttatgcaTTTGtcactttcaaaaaataatttttaacttataattttaataaataaagacaACCATTTCAAAATGTTGCTTTCAGCTGAAATGATCACATTCCTTTAACTAATCGAATGTAATAGagaaaattattacaatttagtaaaattatcgaaagctataatttttatttattcattttaccATTACGAGCTAGTTTGATTAACTTAAAATAGGTGTTTTTACACTAAGTGATTTTTAAAAtgcttttactatttaaataagatttatttattaacaagTTGTACATATTTTTAAAGGAAACCTAtttaacaaacacataaaaataaaaatttacttatttatatataaaaaattgtattaaaaagcTCACAATAGAAATTGTCatttctttatgaataaaaaatgtttaagatATAAATCGTTACTATGTGTTTAtcgaataatttatttattattattattattattatttccagaaataaaattaataagatttatttttaaaaaatagataattttttttattaaaaggaactgtttatttttaatatttatttattttttatttcaaaatgaacGATAATGTAAGGAAGAAAAAGTGAAGGGCCGAACCAGAGGTGTGGGACTCACCCTTCACTCTTCCATGGAGTTCGTTGCAAGCTCTGTGAatgcttcttcttctcttcgATGCTGTCACAATACCCCTTTTCCTGCTATCTCCATTACTAAGGTTCTTTTCTCACTATCTTCTCATCACTTTCACTACTTTTTCTAATCCATTTCCCCGTTTCATTCCCACATTCTGTTTGGTTTCtgagaataaaaaaagtgttttttaaaGCTACTCTTTATTTAGTTGTCTCTGTAATAAACCaatttaaagatatatgatcAATGAAAAGGACATGGTTATTTTGAATTGAGTAATATAAGTTTTCACTGAATTGTAATTTGCACTATCTGCAGGTGTCACAGTGGAAATGTTTTTCATTAAGGGTTTTGGAATCTCGGTTTCCGTTGGCACATAGCAGAAACAAATGTGTTGGTTATAGAGATAGGGATTCTAGAAGAGATTTTTCAGTTGGAGTTGTGTCACGGATAAGCTGCATCTGTTATCCTAAGTGTAGCTATTTTCCATCAAGTTGGGGTTTCTTTTCTAAAAGGACGAAATGTAATAGTCTTCTACGACTGAAGGATTGTTCAGAAAACATAAGACAGCATGCTTCTATTCTATTTGTGCGGCTGGTTACTGGAGTGATGTTGGTCATGTCTGTTTCTCTGGCTTCCAGTGAGCAAGCCTGTGAGACACCTTGATTTTGAGCTACggttcaaatttaaaatatatctgGACAGTGAAttttttatagaatttttttaattttgtcttaacgttgtattttcatttttggttCTTTCTTATAGGGGGGCTGTCTGAAGAGAATCTTCTCTTTCTGGAGGCGTGGAGAACAATTGACCGAGCGTatattgataaaagttttaatgGACAGAGTTGGTTTAGGTATAGAGAAGATGCACTTCGCAATGAACCAATGAACAATCGAGAAGAAACATGTATATCTTTTATTCTCAatcttttttcatatttttcaacTTGCTGCATAATGACAACATTCTGTGATGGTATATTTTGTGTTTTCGACATAGAAAATTAGCCATGCTTTCCTGTTAGTTTTCGAGGAGTGGAATCACGTTATTATTTCTTCTTCGAATAACTTTGTGTTTACTTTATAAGTAGTACAAGGTTTTAATTGAACTTGGGCGAAATTTTAGCTGAgacaatgaaaatttgattgaaaatgttttcaagtTAAACAAATTATAGTTATCAATAAACATCATGTTTTGAATTGCACTTGATATCTGATGATTTAACCTCCAAATAAACTGCTCTGAATTACTTTTGCTCTGATAGTATACTCATTCATAATCAATtagtgagaaaaaaataagaaaatttaataaatcaaaCTAGTCCATTACACCAGCGGCAACAATAAAGTTTTATCTCATTAGGTAAGGGTCAACTACATGGTTCACATGATgtcatttattattgttaaaggCCAAGGCTTCAAGGATAGTATATACCATGAAATCTCTCTTGACAACTTCCTTCCATGTCCTTCTTGGTCTCCATCTCCTTCTTTTCCCAGGTCTAGAAGTCTTGCAAACTTGATTTAACTTTTCCAAAACATGAGGTGTGTAacttgattttaaattataggaGAAGTTTAATTCACctccctattttttttttcgggtACTATTATTTTGACACCCAACAAACTTTTACACACACTTTACATCTATTCTACCCTTCAATCTCTTTCTTTACAAACACAAAAGCTAACTTTTTTAATGACCAAAATACCCTAAGTGGGTTGTGAAATGGAGCATCTGGTGTCAGAaaaacattttcctttttttgttcTCGTTAGTACTTAATGAGATGTTTATTTGAACTTGACCTAGAATAGAGTAATTGAAGTTTTATATAACATGgatattgaatacattcatcTGGAATTTTACTCAAGTTCCTGCTTTTCTCTCCTCTGGtaagttatatttttgtgaGTGTCTACAATGTGTATCTATGTTTTCTGATGTTATCCCTCAAGTTTTGATTCCTACATTACTAAATTCAGTAAATTGTATTACTTGGTGTCTGCAAAGTAGGTTTGTAACTCTAATTTATACACATATATCCAACAAAGTAACAGAAAGAGTGGTAGAATGCTTAACCATTGATTCCAATAAATGGTTCCTGGACACAGTGATGAAAAGTAATATCACTAAAATTTTCTTGAATGCTAAGAACTAATTGTGGATAATCCATTTATATGTGAATTATGGTAAACAACTTATATttcttacttttaaaattgacttGCCTTCATTGTCCAGATGGATCAACATAACTGTGGAAATTTTTGTTAACAATTCAATGTTGATTTATATCTTCAATAAACGAAGGTTGCACTGTTTCTTAATAAGTTGCATGCATGGTTATGATATATATCTTAAATCCAGTAGGATTGCACCAATCGTTGTAGTAGAAAGTACACCAGTTTATCATAAATTGATGTCATTGCATTTGCACACAGATAAGGCAATAAAAAAGATGCTTGCCACATTGGATGATCCATTCACCAGATTTTTGGAGCCTGAAAAGCTTAGAAGTTTGAGGGTAGAATTCTCTcgttttaagttttctttttacttattttactCATTGTCCTGGCCGCATGTTGCATAATGCGTTTGACCAACCTAGCAGAATATATGTTTCCCTACACATTAATCTCTAGCACTAATGTTTTATTGAAGGCAGTCTGGAACTCAAGGCGCTTTAACTGGAGTGGGGATATCAATAGGCTACCCATCAAAAGCTGATGTACAAACTGGTGGACTTGTTGTCATTTCAGCTTCTCCAGGAGGTCCTGCATATAGAGCTGGTGTTTCATCTGGAGATGTTATTCTGGAAATTGATGATACAAGCACACAAAACATGGGGCTGTATGATGCAGCTGAGCGCCTACAGTGggtttttcttctacatttcACTTTTGCATTTTCCTTTGGGAGAGGgggagataaaaagataaaaaaattattgtgaaTATTGTGGAGAAAGAGCGAGAATTAGGACTGCATTTAGTTCTTAAAAATTTTCCAACAAGTTAAAACTGCATATTGTAGTACtgtattttgtttctttatttgttgACCCATCTTAGTTTTACAAGATTGTCCCTCATTTATTGTCTGTCTTTTTATTGTTACTCTAATATGGGAGCCAGTTGTAAGGTTTTAGATACttgttttcaaacaaaaatgcaAATTTAAGCTTTCACTATTTGCCTTGAACTTATCAATTGATTGCcttaccttttaaaattaattgcaGGGGACCAGAAGGAACCTCTATAGCTTTGACTATTCGGAGTGGTTTGGACGTAAAACATCTGGAATTAACGTTAGTTTCATTTCCAAACAGAAGTAAATTCGAAGTTTAGGCCTTTGagcatattttgttttttgtgatgAAGGCTTGTAGTTTGATAATGATTTATTACGTTTAGCCACATTTATATTGTTAACTCTTTTTTGTTACCATTGTTAGCCCTCctaaattcttttgtttttgttgtagtaTCGTACCTGGTGGTAGGCTTAAATTATGTTTGCTTTTTCTtccaaaatttcaatattatttctaattaaaagAACTAACGCCAGAGTTTCTGCATATAAGGCGTGAGAAAGTTTCTGTGAATCCAGTGAAGTCAAGACTGTGCAAGCTACCTGCTTCAGGAAATGATCCCCCAACAGTTGGTTATATCAAACTAACGTCTTTCAACCAGAAGGCTTCAAGTAAGTACTAATTGGAGGGTTAAGCACGATTTGTCTTGCTTCTATACTGCTATGGAAAAGGATAATTTCTTAACTAATATATGCTTTCCTCATGTGACATTTGTTTGAACCTAATATTTCAAGGCATAGTTCTTACTACGCTCAGCAGTTTGGTCTGGATAAGAGTTGCAAAGTGTCTCTAGTGGACCATTTGTACTCCTCCCCTTCTCCAGGAATATGCTGTTTGAccaattactatttttttttcataaattaacatCAATAAgaattttcactattttatgGTGTATACTTAAAAGACTGAAGCAAGAAATGTGAAGATATCCAAAACGAGTCTTCTTGAGCATTCTATGAATGCTTTTCATTGTCCTGTCTGCATTGTTTTTTGTCTGATATGTTATAAAGCTGCTACTGTAACCAATAATGACCCCCCCTCTCAcccccaaaaaaaaaatataatgctAAAGAAGTTTAAGTGTTTATGAGATTTTATTGAGTAATAGATTTCAATCacactttattaaatatattttaataaactttatgGTATTAAATTCAGTCATTAGGATAGCTTTACCATTAATTTGTCCAAAATACAGTACCACTAAAGTATCAGTGTAGGTCCTGTAGGATACCAGCTTTGTACTTGCAAAAGAAGCCATACTCAAGGAAGGCTCATAACCCATGGAAGCATTGTTCCCAAAGGAAGCCTCACTTCCTTTGCTGTAGAAAAATTTACTTCTAGTGGCCTGCAAGGTACCATGAAGTTGGAATGGTGTAGAAGCACCCTATTCCTTTTTGTTGTCATTTTCAGCTCACAATACCCTGGGACAGTCACTGACCATGTCTGATTAGGAAGCATAAGCAGCTCAGCCTTGGCCAGTACAACCTTGACCAGTAGAATTTCACCTAATCATGCATTTGCATAGCAGAACTTTCTTCACAGAAGTGTATCATAGGGCTTTGTCTTTCCTGTAAATACCCCAATTCCAAAGACATTGAAGACAAGGAGAGGAGCAGTGATATTGCACCTCATCATCcacgtaattttttttttgtttcttccatCTTTTATCTCCTCTTCCACATTTATCCCTAGTAAACCTCCTATACAGACACTACCGTTTCTGGGTCTGTGCTGTATTCATATTCTATGTTATCTTTGTACTTATTGTTTTGTTTCGCTTTGAATTTTACATTCTTCATGATCAAGAAAATGATCTCTTGACTACGTTATTTCCTTAAACATTACATTCAATTCATCAACTCAAACTATGCTCACATTCTAATTTCCATTTATATACACCAAATCATTTGACACATAAAAGAAATCGTTGGATAGGAATTTGTACTTCACTTTCAATTTAGATTAAGTATGATTTATGTTATCGAATATATTGATAATTGTTTGTCATTTCCATAATtggttctttgttttctttgatGATGTAAAAAGTTTATGTATCTATCTTTTCCTTACTTTCTGGTGGATGTGCCTCCCTGCAGGTGCTATCAAAGAAGCAATCAATACATTAAGGAGCAATAATGTTAATGCATTTGTTTTGGACCTAAGAGATAATAGGTGATTAGGCAATGAACATTTCCCATTATGTACTTTCAATTACTAGTTTTCTGAAGCCTTTTATTTGTTGCAGTGGTGGTCTTTTCCCAGAAGGAATTGAGATTGCCAAAATTTGGTAAGATAGGATTATCAACTATTGGCAAATTTACACCTTGTATTATGTATCATTTTTCTTTGGTGGCACTTGAAAATATGCTTGATAGTACAGCTTATAGTCATTCCATGTCTGCATAGGTCACTCCATCATTCTTATCTTTTATGTCAGAAGTGTTCAAACCATATCATCAGAAACACCTcgtaatatttaaaattatttgccTAACTAAAATAGGTTGTGAAATTCTTTCAACAATCAATAATCCAGTAGATCCAACAGTATCatctttaaattttcttttacgtAACTATCTTGCATGCAGCTTTGAGTTCTAGTTAAATTAAGAAAGCTAAATTCTAATGGATATTATCAACCAGGTTGGACAAAGGAGTAATTGTGTATATTTGTGATAGTCGTGGTGTTCGAGATATACTTGATACAGATGGAAGTAGTGCACTGGCAACATCAGAACCCCTGGCTGTACTGGTAAGTCTTGCTTTCCTCTGCTGCATCAACATCGAGTAAAGAGTAGGCCCAAATGCATACTAGAGAGATATGATAGTTCTTATGGTCTCGTAGGTTTTCGTGTGCAAGTTCCTTAAACATGATTTTACAGAATTGCAAGTTGTGTTTGGCATGAGAAGCAGATTTCGAGAGTCAAGTGGCATTGAACAGAGATGCAGGGCTATTAATTAGTTGGGGGTGTTTGAGAATTCCATTGACTCATTATATCACAGTTAAAATACTCTCTCATGTCATTGTGGTCAACAGACAACTTTTCAAACCA is a window from the Vigna unguiculata cultivar IT97K-499-35 chromosome 7, ASM411807v1, whole genome shotgun sequence genome containing:
- the LOC114189976 gene encoding carboxyl-terminal-processing peptidase 2, chloroplastic, coding for MEFVASSVNASSSLRCCHNTPFPAISITKVSQWKCFSLRVLESRFPLAHSRNKCVGYRDRDSRRDFSVGVVSRISCICYPKCSYFPSSWGFFSKRTKCNSLLRLKDCSENIRQHASILFVRLVTGVMLVMSVSLASSEQAWGLSEENLLFLEAWRTIDRAYIDKSFNGQSWFRYREDALRNEPMNNREETYKAIKKMLATLDDPFTRFLEPEKLRSLRSGTQGALTGVGISIGYPSKADVQTGGLVVISASPGGPAYRAGVSSGDVILEIDDTSTQNMGLYDAAERLQGPEGTSIALTIRSGLDVKHLELTREKVSVNPVKSRLCKLPASGNDPPTVGYIKLTSFNQKASSAIKEAINTLRSNNVNAFVLDLRDNSGGLFPEGIEIAKIWLDKGVIVYICDSRGVRDILDTDGSSALATSEPLAVLVNKGTASASEILAGALKDNKRAILFGEPTYGKGKIQSVFELSDGSGLVVTVARYETPAHTDIDKVGVIPDHPLPLSFPKDEDAFCSCLQDPASSCYVNRVQLFSE